A window of the Drosophila simulans strain w501 chromosome 2L, Prin_Dsim_3.1, whole genome shotgun sequence genome harbors these coding sequences:
- the LOC6730398 gene encoding ionotropic receptor 21a isoform X4, with protein sequence MSYYWIALVLFTAQAFSIEGDTSASYQEKCVSRRLINHYQLNNEIFGVGMCDGNNENEFRQKRRIVPTFHGNPRPRGELLASKFHVNSYNFKQTNSLVGLVNKIAQEYLNKCPPVIYYDSFVEKSDGLILENLFKTIPITFYHGEINADYEAKNKRFTSHIDSNCKSYILFLSDPLMTRKILGPQTESRVVLVSRSTQWRLRDFLSSELSSNIVNLLVIGESLMADPMRERPYVLYTHKLYADGLGSNTPVVLTSWIKGALSRPHINLFPSKFQFGFAGHRFQISAANQPPFIFRIRTLDSSGMGQLRWDGVEFRLLTLISKRLNFSIDITETPTRSNTRGVVDAIQEQIIERTVDIGSIIAFVTLPAFPDTVDSVLDLLGLFFRVGTLNNGGWETWFQNSTHIPTSRLYKKMEFVGSIDEGIGNVTQSFFWNYAFLGSKAQLEYLVQSNFSDENISRRSALHLSEECFALFQIGFLFPRESVYKIKIDSMILLAQQSGLIAKINNEVSWAMQRSSSGRLLQASSSNSLREIIQEERQLTTADTEGMFLLMALGYFLGATALVSEIVGGITNKCRQIIKRSRKSAASSWSSGSSGSMHRTNAEQLSHDKRKANRRQAAEVAQKMSFGMRELNLTRATLREIYGSYGAPGIDHGQLDIVRAEFPSSSANLNSTEDEESQEAIESLQRLDEFMDRMDNDSNPSSHTFRIDN encoded by the exons ATGTCATATTATTGGATAGCTCTGGTCCTATTTACCGCGCAAGCCTTTTCAATTGAAGGCGATACATCTGCTAGTTATCAAGAGAAGTGTGTTAGCCGACGGCTTATCAACCATTATCAATTAAACAACGAAATTTTTGGTGTGGGAATGTGCGATGGTAATAATGAAAACGAGTTCCGTCAAAAACGCCGTATTGTTCCTACATTTCATGGCAATCCAAGGCCACGAGGTGAACTTTTGGCCAGTAAGTTTCACGTAAATTCCTATAACTTCAAGCAGACTAACTCATTGGTTGGGTTGGTTAACAAAATTGCCCAAGAGTACCTCAATAAATGCCCACCGGTCATATATTACGATAGCTTTGTGGAAAAATCTGACGGATTAATTCTAGAGAATTTGTTCAAG ACAATTCCCATTACTTTCTACCACGGGGAAATCAATGCAGACTACgaagcaaaaaataaacgttTCACGAGCCATATAGATAGCAATTGCAAGAGCTACATTCTTTTCCTTTCGGACCCATTAATGACGCGAAAGATTTTAGGCCCGCAAACTGAAAGTCGTGTAGTTCTTGTCTCAAGGTCCACCCAATGGAGACTTCGGGATTTTTTGTCTTCGGAGCTATCCTCAAACATAGTAAATTTACTAGTTATTGGCGAATCGCTCATGGCTGACCCGATGCGC GAGCGCCCATACGTACTCTACACCCACAAGCTCTATGCAGATGGACTTGGCTCAAACACTCCGGTAGTGCTAACCAGCTGGATAAAGGGAGCTTTGTCACGACCACATATAAATCTTTTTCCAtcgaaatttcaatttggttttGCGGGACACAGATTTCAAATTTCAGCCGCAAATCAGCCGCCGTTTATTTTTCGGATACGCACTTTAGATTCCTCAGGAATGGGCCAGTTGCGATGGGACGGAGTTGAATTTCGTCTGCTGACATTGATATCAAAGCGGTTAAACTTTTCGATAGATATCACTGAGACCCCAACACGGTCAAATACGCGAGGGGTTGTAGACGCCATCCAGGAACAGATTATAGAGAGAACAGTAGACATTG GTTCCATCATAGCATTCGTAACGTTGCCAGCGTTTCCGGACACCGTTGACTCTGTGTTGGATCTGCTGGGTTTGTTCTTTCGCGTTGGAACCCTGA ACAATGGTGGCTGGGAGACCTGGTTCCAGAACTCGACCCATATACCGACGTCTAGATTGTACAAGAAAATGGAGTTTGTCGGGTCCATAGATGAGGGTATTGGCAACGTTACCCAGAGCTTCTTTTGGAACTATGCCTTTCTTGGCTCAAAGGCTCAGCTTGAATACCTGGTGCAGTCAAATTTTTCAGATGA AAATATCTCCCGCCGATCGGCACTTCATTTGAGTGAAGAGTGTTTTGCTCTTTTCCAAATAGGCTTTCTGTTTCCCCGAGAGTCAGtgtataaaatcaaaatcgacTCGATGATATTACTTGCCCAGCAAAGCGGTCTTATTGCAAAAATCAATAACGAGGTAAGCTGGGCCATGCAGCGATCGTCTTCAGGACGCCTGCTCCAGGCAAGTTCTTCAAATTCCTTACGTGAAATAATTCAGGAAGAGCGCCAATTGACTACAGCGGACACAGAAGGAATGTTCCTGCTCATGGCACTGGGCTACTTTTTAGGGGCCACAGCCCTGGTATCCGAGATCGTCGGTGGCATTACCAACAAGTGCCGCCAAATAATTAAGCGCTCCCGCAAGTCGGCCGCCTCCTCTTGGTCGTCGGGGTCAAGTGGGTCAATGCATCGCACTAATGCCGAGCAACTTTCCCATGATAAGCGAAAGGCCAATAGACGCCAGGCCGCTGAGGTTGCTCAAAAAATGAGTTTTGGAATGCGCGAGTTAAATCTTACCCGCGCAACGCTTCGGGAAATATACGGAAGCTACGGGGCACCTGGAATAGATCATGGTCAGCTGGACATCGTCCGCGCAGAGTTTCCAAGCAGTTCTGCAAACTTAAATAGTACTGAAGACGAAGAATCTCAGGAAGCTATTGAATCTCTGCAGCGTTTAGACGAATTTATGGACCGGATGGATAACGATTCCAATCCTTCCTCACACACATTCCGTATTGACAATTAA
- the LOC6730398 gene encoding ionotropic receptor 21a isoform X1: MSYYWIALVLFTAQAFSIEGDTSASYQEKCVSRRLINHYQLNNEIFGVGMCDGNNENEFRQKRRIVPTFHGNPRPRGELLASKFHVNSYNFKQTNSLVGLVNKIAQEYLNKCPPVIYYDSFVEKSDGLILENLFKTIPITFYHGEINADYEAKNKRFTSHIDSNCKSYILFLSDPLMTRKILGPQTESRVVLVSRSTQWRLRDFLSSELSSNIVNLLVIGESLMADPMRERPYVLYTHKLYADGLGSNTPVVLTSWIKGALSRPHINLFPSKFQFGFAGHRFQISAANQPPFIFRIRTLDSSGMGQLRWDGVEFRLLTLISKRLNFSIDITETPTRSNTRGVVDAIQEQIIERTVDIGMSGIYITQERLMDSAMSVGHSPDCAAFITLASKALPKYRAIMGPFQWPVWVALICVYLGGIFPIVFTDRLTLSHLMGNWGEVENMFWYVFGMFTNAFSFTGKYSWSNTRKNSTRLLIGAYWLFTIIITSCYTGSIIAFVTLPAFPDTVDSVLDLLGLFFRVGTLNNGGWETWFQNSTHIPTSRLYKKMEFVGSIDEGIGNVTQSFFWNYAFLGSKAQLEYLVQSNFSDENISRRSALHLSEECFALFQIGFLFPRESVYKIKIDSMILLAQQSGLIAKINNEVSWAMQRSSSGRLLQASSSNSLREIIQEERQLTTADTEGMFLLMALGYFLGATALVSEIVGGITNKCRQIIKRSRKSAASSWSSGSSGSMHRTNAEQLSHDKRKANRRQAAEVAQKMSFGMRELNLTRATLREIYGSYGAPGIDHGQLDIVRAEFPSSSANLNSTEDEESQEAIESLQRLDEFMDRMDNDSNPSSHTFRIDN, from the exons ATGTCATATTATTGGATAGCTCTGGTCCTATTTACCGCGCAAGCCTTTTCAATTGAAGGCGATACATCTGCTAGTTATCAAGAGAAGTGTGTTAGCCGACGGCTTATCAACCATTATCAATTAAACAACGAAATTTTTGGTGTGGGAATGTGCGATGGTAATAATGAAAACGAGTTCCGTCAAAAACGCCGTATTGTTCCTACATTTCATGGCAATCCAAGGCCACGAGGTGAACTTTTGGCCAGTAAGTTTCACGTAAATTCCTATAACTTCAAGCAGACTAACTCATTGGTTGGGTTGGTTAACAAAATTGCCCAAGAGTACCTCAATAAATGCCCACCGGTCATATATTACGATAGCTTTGTGGAAAAATCTGACGGATTAATTCTAGAGAATTTGTTCAAG ACAATTCCCATTACTTTCTACCACGGGGAAATCAATGCAGACTACgaagcaaaaaataaacgttTCACGAGCCATATAGATAGCAATTGCAAGAGCTACATTCTTTTCCTTTCGGACCCATTAATGACGCGAAAGATTTTAGGCCCGCAAACTGAAAGTCGTGTAGTTCTTGTCTCAAGGTCCACCCAATGGAGACTTCGGGATTTTTTGTCTTCGGAGCTATCCTCAAACATAGTAAATTTACTAGTTATTGGCGAATCGCTCATGGCTGACCCGATGCGC GAGCGCCCATACGTACTCTACACCCACAAGCTCTATGCAGATGGACTTGGCTCAAACACTCCGGTAGTGCTAACCAGCTGGATAAAGGGAGCTTTGTCACGACCACATATAAATCTTTTTCCAtcgaaatttcaatttggttttGCGGGACACAGATTTCAAATTTCAGCCGCAAATCAGCCGCCGTTTATTTTTCGGATACGCACTTTAGATTCCTCAGGAATGGGCCAGTTGCGATGGGACGGAGTTGAATTTCGTCTGCTGACATTGATATCAAAGCGGTTAAACTTTTCGATAGATATCACTGAGACCCCAACACGGTCAAATACGCGAGGGGTTGTAGACGCCATCCAGGAACAGATTATAGAGAGAACAGTAGACATTGGTATGTCCGGTATATACATAACACAGGAACGGCTGATGGACTCAGCCATGTCGGTGGGACACTCACCCGATTGTGCAGCTTTCATAACACTTGCCTCGAAGGCCCTGCCAAAATACAGAGCCATCATGGGACCGTTCCAATGGCCAGTCTGGGTCGCTCTGATTTGCGTTTATCTCGGGGGAATATTTCCGATAGTTTTTACCGACCGTTTGACACTTAGCCATTTAATGGGTAATTGGGGTGAGGTAGAAAACATGTTCTGGTATGTATTCGGCATGTTCACAAACGCTTTCTCCTTTACCGGAAAATACTCGTGGAGCAATACGCGGAAAAATTCCACACGTCTCCTAATTGGAGCATATTGGCTCTTTACAATTATCATTACATCTTGCTACACAGGTTCCATCATAGCATTCGTAACGTTGCCAGCGTTTCCGGACACCGTTGACTCTGTGTTGGATCTGCTGGGTTTGTTCTTTCGCGTTGGAACCCTGA ACAATGGTGGCTGGGAGACCTGGTTCCAGAACTCGACCCATATACCGACGTCTAGATTGTACAAGAAAATGGAGTTTGTCGGGTCCATAGATGAGGGTATTGGCAACGTTACCCAGAGCTTCTTTTGGAACTATGCCTTTCTTGGCTCAAAGGCTCAGCTTGAATACCTGGTGCAGTCAAATTTTTCAGATGA AAATATCTCCCGCCGATCGGCACTTCATTTGAGTGAAGAGTGTTTTGCTCTTTTCCAAATAGGCTTTCTGTTTCCCCGAGAGTCAGtgtataaaatcaaaatcgacTCGATGATATTACTTGCCCAGCAAAGCGGTCTTATTGCAAAAATCAATAACGAGGTAAGCTGGGCCATGCAGCGATCGTCTTCAGGACGCCTGCTCCAGGCAAGTTCTTCAAATTCCTTACGTGAAATAATTCAGGAAGAGCGCCAATTGACTACAGCGGACACAGAAGGAATGTTCCTGCTCATGGCACTGGGCTACTTTTTAGGGGCCACAGCCCTGGTATCCGAGATCGTCGGTGGCATTACCAACAAGTGCCGCCAAATAATTAAGCGCTCCCGCAAGTCGGCCGCCTCCTCTTGGTCGTCGGGGTCAAGTGGGTCAATGCATCGCACTAATGCCGAGCAACTTTCCCATGATAAGCGAAAGGCCAATAGACGCCAGGCCGCTGAGGTTGCTCAAAAAATGAGTTTTGGAATGCGCGAGTTAAATCTTACCCGCGCAACGCTTCGGGAAATATACGGAAGCTACGGGGCACCTGGAATAGATCATGGTCAGCTGGACATCGTCCGCGCAGAGTTTCCAAGCAGTTCTGCAAACTTAAATAGTACTGAAGACGAAGAATCTCAGGAAGCTATTGAATCTCTGCAGCGTTTAGACGAATTTATGGACCGGATGGATAACGATTCCAATCCTTCCTCACACACATTCCGTATTGACAATTAA
- the LOC6730398 gene encoding ionotropic receptor 21a isoform X3, which yields MKTSSVKNAVLFLHFMAIQGHEVNFWPTIPITFYHGEINADYEAKNKRFTSHIDSNCKSYILFLSDPLMTRKILGPQTESRVVLVSRSTQWRLRDFLSSELSSNIVNLLVIGESLMADPMRERPYVLYTHKLYADGLGSNTPVVLTSWIKGALSRPHINLFPSKFQFGFAGHRFQISAANQPPFIFRIRTLDSSGMGQLRWDGVEFRLLTLISKRLNFSIDITETPTRSNTRGVVDAIQEQIIERTVDIGMSGIYITQERLMDSAMSVGHSPDCAAFITLASKALPKYRAIMGPFQWPVWVALICVYLGGIFPIVFTDRLTLSHLMGNWGEVENMFWYVFGMFTNAFSFTGKYSWSNTRKNSTRLLIGAYWLFTIIITSCYTGSIIAFVTLPAFPDTVDSVLDLLGLFFRVGTLNNGGWETWFQNSTHIPTSRLYKKMEFVGSIDEGIGNVTQSFFWNYAFLGSKAQLEYLVQSNFSDENISRRSALHLSEECFALFQIGFLFPRESVYKIKIDSMILLAQQSGLIAKINNEVSWAMQRSSSGRLLQASSSNSLREIIQEERQLTTADTEGMFLLMALGYFLGATALVSEIVGGITNKCRQIIKRSRKSAASSWSSGSSGSMHRTNAEQLSHDKRKANRRQAAEVAQKMSFGMRELNLTRATLREIYGSYGAPGIDHGQLDIVRAEFPSSSANLNSTEDEESQEAIESLQRLDEFMDRMDNDSNPSSHTFRIDN from the exons ATGAAAACGAGTTCCGTCAAAAACGCCGTATTGTTCCTACATTTCATGGCAATCCAAGGCCACGAGGTGAACTTTTGGCCA ACAATTCCCATTACTTTCTACCACGGGGAAATCAATGCAGACTACgaagcaaaaaataaacgttTCACGAGCCATATAGATAGCAATTGCAAGAGCTACATTCTTTTCCTTTCGGACCCATTAATGACGCGAAAGATTTTAGGCCCGCAAACTGAAAGTCGTGTAGTTCTTGTCTCAAGGTCCACCCAATGGAGACTTCGGGATTTTTTGTCTTCGGAGCTATCCTCAAACATAGTAAATTTACTAGTTATTGGCGAATCGCTCATGGCTGACCCGATGCGC GAGCGCCCATACGTACTCTACACCCACAAGCTCTATGCAGATGGACTTGGCTCAAACACTCCGGTAGTGCTAACCAGCTGGATAAAGGGAGCTTTGTCACGACCACATATAAATCTTTTTCCAtcgaaatttcaatttggttttGCGGGACACAGATTTCAAATTTCAGCCGCAAATCAGCCGCCGTTTATTTTTCGGATACGCACTTTAGATTCCTCAGGAATGGGCCAGTTGCGATGGGACGGAGTTGAATTTCGTCTGCTGACATTGATATCAAAGCGGTTAAACTTTTCGATAGATATCACTGAGACCCCAACACGGTCAAATACGCGAGGGGTTGTAGACGCCATCCAGGAACAGATTATAGAGAGAACAGTAGACATTGGTATGTCCGGTATATACATAACACAGGAACGGCTGATGGACTCAGCCATGTCGGTGGGACACTCACCCGATTGTGCAGCTTTCATAACACTTGCCTCGAAGGCCCTGCCAAAATACAGAGCCATCATGGGACCGTTCCAATGGCCAGTCTGGGTCGCTCTGATTTGCGTTTATCTCGGGGGAATATTTCCGATAGTTTTTACCGACCGTTTGACACTTAGCCATTTAATGGGTAATTGGGGTGAGGTAGAAAACATGTTCTGGTATGTATTCGGCATGTTCACAAACGCTTTCTCCTTTACCGGAAAATACTCGTGGAGCAATACGCGGAAAAATTCCACACGTCTCCTAATTGGAGCATATTGGCTCTTTACAATTATCATTACATCTTGCTACACAGGTTCCATCATAGCATTCGTAACGTTGCCAGCGTTTCCGGACACCGTTGACTCTGTGTTGGATCTGCTGGGTTTGTTCTTTCGCGTTGGAACCCTGA ACAATGGTGGCTGGGAGACCTGGTTCCAGAACTCGACCCATATACCGACGTCTAGATTGTACAAGAAAATGGAGTTTGTCGGGTCCATAGATGAGGGTATTGGCAACGTTACCCAGAGCTTCTTTTGGAACTATGCCTTTCTTGGCTCAAAGGCTCAGCTTGAATACCTGGTGCAGTCAAATTTTTCAGATGA AAATATCTCCCGCCGATCGGCACTTCATTTGAGTGAAGAGTGTTTTGCTCTTTTCCAAATAGGCTTTCTGTTTCCCCGAGAGTCAGtgtataaaatcaaaatcgacTCGATGATATTACTTGCCCAGCAAAGCGGTCTTATTGCAAAAATCAATAACGAGGTAAGCTGGGCCATGCAGCGATCGTCTTCAGGACGCCTGCTCCAGGCAAGTTCTTCAAATTCCTTACGTGAAATAATTCAGGAAGAGCGCCAATTGACTACAGCGGACACAGAAGGAATGTTCCTGCTCATGGCACTGGGCTACTTTTTAGGGGCCACAGCCCTGGTATCCGAGATCGTCGGTGGCATTACCAACAAGTGCCGCCAAATAATTAAGCGCTCCCGCAAGTCGGCCGCCTCCTCTTGGTCGTCGGGGTCAAGTGGGTCAATGCATCGCACTAATGCCGAGCAACTTTCCCATGATAAGCGAAAGGCCAATAGACGCCAGGCCGCTGAGGTTGCTCAAAAAATGAGTTTTGGAATGCGCGAGTTAAATCTTACCCGCGCAACGCTTCGGGAAATATACGGAAGCTACGGGGCACCTGGAATAGATCATGGTCAGCTGGACATCGTCCGCGCAGAGTTTCCAAGCAGTTCTGCAAACTTAAATAGTACTGAAGACGAAGAATCTCAGGAAGCTATTGAATCTCTGCAGCGTTTAGACGAATTTATGGACCGGATGGATAACGATTCCAATCCTTCCTCACACACATTCCGTATTGACAATTAA
- the LOC6730398 gene encoding ionotropic receptor 21a isoform X2, with amino-acid sequence MSYYWIALVLFTAQAFSIEGDTSASYQEKCVSRRLINHYQLNNEIFGVGMCDGNNENEFRQKRRIVPTFHGNPRPRGELLASKFHVNSYNFKQTNSLVGLVNKIAQEYLNKCPPVIYYDSFVEKSDGLILENLFKTIPITFYHGEINADYEAKNKRFTSHIDSNCKSYILFLSDPLMTRKILGPQTESRVVLVSRSTQWRLRDFLSSELSSNIVNLLVIGESLMADPMRERPYVLYTHKLYADGLGSNTPVVLTSWIKGALSRPHINLFPSKFQFGFAGHRFQISAANQPPFIFRIRTLDSSGMGQLRWDGVEFRLLTLISKRLNFSIDITETPTRSNTRGVVDAIQEQIIERTVDIGMSGIYITQERLMDSAMSVGHSPDCAAFITLASKALPKYRAIMGPFQWPVWVALICVYLGGIFPIVFTDRLTLSHLMGNWGEVENMFWYVFGMFTNAFSFTGKYSWSNTRKNSTRLLIGAYWLFTIIITSCYTGSIIAFVTLPAFPDTVDSVLDLLGLFFRVGTLNNGGWETWFQNSTHIPTSRLYKKMEFVGSIDEGIGNVTQSFFWNYAFLGSKAQLEYLVQSNFSDENISRRSALHLSEECFALFQIGFLFPRESVYKIKIDSMILLAQQSGLIAKINNEEERQLTTADTEGMFLLMALGYFLGATALVSEIVGGITNKCRQIIKRSRKSAASSWSSGSSGSMHRTNAEQLSHDKRKANRRQAAEVAQKMSFGMRELNLTRATLREIYGSYGAPGIDHGQLDIVRAEFPSSSANLNSTEDEESQEAIESLQRLDEFMDRMDNDSNPSSHTFRIDN; translated from the exons ATGTCATATTATTGGATAGCTCTGGTCCTATTTACCGCGCAAGCCTTTTCAATTGAAGGCGATACATCTGCTAGTTATCAAGAGAAGTGTGTTAGCCGACGGCTTATCAACCATTATCAATTAAACAACGAAATTTTTGGTGTGGGAATGTGCGATGGTAATAATGAAAACGAGTTCCGTCAAAAACGCCGTATTGTTCCTACATTTCATGGCAATCCAAGGCCACGAGGTGAACTTTTGGCCAGTAAGTTTCACGTAAATTCCTATAACTTCAAGCAGACTAACTCATTGGTTGGGTTGGTTAACAAAATTGCCCAAGAGTACCTCAATAAATGCCCACCGGTCATATATTACGATAGCTTTGTGGAAAAATCTGACGGATTAATTCTAGAGAATTTGTTCAAG ACAATTCCCATTACTTTCTACCACGGGGAAATCAATGCAGACTACgaagcaaaaaataaacgttTCACGAGCCATATAGATAGCAATTGCAAGAGCTACATTCTTTTCCTTTCGGACCCATTAATGACGCGAAAGATTTTAGGCCCGCAAACTGAAAGTCGTGTAGTTCTTGTCTCAAGGTCCACCCAATGGAGACTTCGGGATTTTTTGTCTTCGGAGCTATCCTCAAACATAGTAAATTTACTAGTTATTGGCGAATCGCTCATGGCTGACCCGATGCGC GAGCGCCCATACGTACTCTACACCCACAAGCTCTATGCAGATGGACTTGGCTCAAACACTCCGGTAGTGCTAACCAGCTGGATAAAGGGAGCTTTGTCACGACCACATATAAATCTTTTTCCAtcgaaatttcaatttggttttGCGGGACACAGATTTCAAATTTCAGCCGCAAATCAGCCGCCGTTTATTTTTCGGATACGCACTTTAGATTCCTCAGGAATGGGCCAGTTGCGATGGGACGGAGTTGAATTTCGTCTGCTGACATTGATATCAAAGCGGTTAAACTTTTCGATAGATATCACTGAGACCCCAACACGGTCAAATACGCGAGGGGTTGTAGACGCCATCCAGGAACAGATTATAGAGAGAACAGTAGACATTGGTATGTCCGGTATATACATAACACAGGAACGGCTGATGGACTCAGCCATGTCGGTGGGACACTCACCCGATTGTGCAGCTTTCATAACACTTGCCTCGAAGGCCCTGCCAAAATACAGAGCCATCATGGGACCGTTCCAATGGCCAGTCTGGGTCGCTCTGATTTGCGTTTATCTCGGGGGAATATTTCCGATAGTTTTTACCGACCGTTTGACACTTAGCCATTTAATGGGTAATTGGGGTGAGGTAGAAAACATGTTCTGGTATGTATTCGGCATGTTCACAAACGCTTTCTCCTTTACCGGAAAATACTCGTGGAGCAATACGCGGAAAAATTCCACACGTCTCCTAATTGGAGCATATTGGCTCTTTACAATTATCATTACATCTTGCTACACAGGTTCCATCATAGCATTCGTAACGTTGCCAGCGTTTCCGGACACCGTTGACTCTGTGTTGGATCTGCTGGGTTTGTTCTTTCGCGTTGGAACCCTGA ACAATGGTGGCTGGGAGACCTGGTTCCAGAACTCGACCCATATACCGACGTCTAGATTGTACAAGAAAATGGAGTTTGTCGGGTCCATAGATGAGGGTATTGGCAACGTTACCCAGAGCTTCTTTTGGAACTATGCCTTTCTTGGCTCAAAGGCTCAGCTTGAATACCTGGTGCAGTCAAATTTTTCAGATGA AAATATCTCCCGCCGATCGGCACTTCATTTGAGTGAAGAGTGTTTTGCTCTTTTCCAAATAGGCTTTCTGTTTCCCCGAGAGTCAGtgtataaaatcaaaatcgacTCGATGATATTACTTGCCCAGCAAAGCGGTCTTATTGCAAAAATCAATAACGAG GAAGAGCGCCAATTGACTACAGCGGACACAGAAGGAATGTTCCTGCTCATGGCACTGGGCTACTTTTTAGGGGCCACAGCCCTGGTATCCGAGATCGTCGGTGGCATTACCAACAAGTGCCGCCAAATAATTAAGCGCTCCCGCAAGTCGGCCGCCTCCTCTTGGTCGTCGGGGTCAAGTGGGTCAATGCATCGCACTAATGCCGAGCAACTTTCCCATGATAAGCGAAAGGCCAATAGACGCCAGGCCGCTGAGGTTGCTCAAAAAATGAGTTTTGGAATGCGCGAGTTAAATCTTACCCGCGCAACGCTTCGGGAAATATACGGAAGCTACGGGGCACCTGGAATAGATCATGGTCAGCTGGACATCGTCCGCGCAGAGTTTCCAAGCAGTTCTGCAAACTTAAATAGTACTGAAGACGAAGAATCTCAGGAAGCTATTGAATCTCTGCAGCGTTTAGACGAATTTATGGACCGGATGGATAACGATTCCAATCCTTCCTCACACACATTCCGTATTGACAATTAA
- the LOC6730398 gene encoding ionotropic receptor 21a isoform X5, protein MSYYWIALVLFTAQAFSIEGDTSASYQEKCVSRRLINHYQLNNEIFGVGMCDGNNENEFRQKRRIVPTFHGNPRPRGELLASKFHVNSYNFKQTNSLVGLVNKIAQEYLNKCPPVIYYDSFVEKSDGLILENLFKTIPITFYHGEINADYEAKNKRFTSHIDSNCKSYILFLSDPLMTRKILGPQTESRVVLVSRSTQWRLRDFLSSELSSNIVNLLVIGESLMADPMRERPYVLYTHKLYADGLGSNTPVVLTSWIKGALSRPHINLFPSKFQFGFAGHRFQISAANQPPFIFRIRTLDSSGMGQLRWDGVEFRLLTLISKRLNFSIDITETPTRSNTRGVVDAIQEQIIERTVDIGMSGIYITQERLMDSAMSVGHSPDCAAFITLASKALPKYRAIMGPFQWPVWVALICVYLGGIFPIVFTDRLTLSHLMGNWGEVENMFWYVFGMFTNAFSFTGKYSWSNTRKNSTRLLIGAYWLFTIIITSCYTGSIIAFVTLPAFPDTVDSVLDLLGLFFRVGTLSKKRQWWLGDLVPELDPYTDV, encoded by the exons ATGTCATATTATTGGATAGCTCTGGTCCTATTTACCGCGCAAGCCTTTTCAATTGAAGGCGATACATCTGCTAGTTATCAAGAGAAGTGTGTTAGCCGACGGCTTATCAACCATTATCAATTAAACAACGAAATTTTTGGTGTGGGAATGTGCGATGGTAATAATGAAAACGAGTTCCGTCAAAAACGCCGTATTGTTCCTACATTTCATGGCAATCCAAGGCCACGAGGTGAACTTTTGGCCAGTAAGTTTCACGTAAATTCCTATAACTTCAAGCAGACTAACTCATTGGTTGGGTTGGTTAACAAAATTGCCCAAGAGTACCTCAATAAATGCCCACCGGTCATATATTACGATAGCTTTGTGGAAAAATCTGACGGATTAATTCTAGAGAATTTGTTCAAG ACAATTCCCATTACTTTCTACCACGGGGAAATCAATGCAGACTACgaagcaaaaaataaacgttTCACGAGCCATATAGATAGCAATTGCAAGAGCTACATTCTTTTCCTTTCGGACCCATTAATGACGCGAAAGATTTTAGGCCCGCAAACTGAAAGTCGTGTAGTTCTTGTCTCAAGGTCCACCCAATGGAGACTTCGGGATTTTTTGTCTTCGGAGCTATCCTCAAACATAGTAAATTTACTAGTTATTGGCGAATCGCTCATGGCTGACCCGATGCGC GAGCGCCCATACGTACTCTACACCCACAAGCTCTATGCAGATGGACTTGGCTCAAACACTCCGGTAGTGCTAACCAGCTGGATAAAGGGAGCTTTGTCACGACCACATATAAATCTTTTTCCAtcgaaatttcaatttggttttGCGGGACACAGATTTCAAATTTCAGCCGCAAATCAGCCGCCGTTTATTTTTCGGATACGCACTTTAGATTCCTCAGGAATGGGCCAGTTGCGATGGGACGGAGTTGAATTTCGTCTGCTGACATTGATATCAAAGCGGTTAAACTTTTCGATAGATATCACTGAGACCCCAACACGGTCAAATACGCGAGGGGTTGTAGACGCCATCCAGGAACAGATTATAGAGAGAACAGTAGACATTGGTATGTCCGGTATATACATAACACAGGAACGGCTGATGGACTCAGCCATGTCGGTGGGACACTCACCCGATTGTGCAGCTTTCATAACACTTGCCTCGAAGGCCCTGCCAAAATACAGAGCCATCATGGGACCGTTCCAATGGCCAGTCTGGGTCGCTCTGATTTGCGTTTATCTCGGGGGAATATTTCCGATAGTTTTTACCGACCGTTTGACACTTAGCCATTTAATGGGTAATTGGGGTGAGGTAGAAAACATGTTCTGGTATGTATTCGGCATGTTCACAAACGCTTTCTCCTTTACCGGAAAATACTCGTGGAGCAATACGCGGAAAAATTCCACACGTCTCCTAATTGGAGCATATTGGCTCTTTACAATTATCATTACATCTTGCTACACAGGTTCCATCATAGCATTCGTAACGTTGCCAGCGTTTCCGGACACCGTTGACTCTGTGTTGGATCTGCTGGGTTTGTTCTTTCGCGTTGGAACCCTGAGTAAGAAAAG ACAATGGTGGCTGGGAGACCTGGTTCCAGAACTCGACCCATATACCGACGTCTAG